The genomic interval AGCTCCTGTTCCCAGGCCCCTGGGCTCCATTCAGAGACCAAACAGCTTCCTCTTCCGGTCCTCTTCTCAGAGTGGCTCTAGTAAGTCTTTCTCTTCCTGGCACTAACCTTGGGACtcgtatctctctctctctctctctctctctctctctctctctctcttttttttagttttttccagacagggtttctgtgtatatccctggctgtcctggaactcactctgtagaccaggctggcctcaaactcagaaatctgcctgcctctggctcccaagttctgggtttaaaggcgtgcgctaccactgcctggcaggacTCTTATCTCTTGAGGCTTGTGTCTCTTAGGGTGTTGTCCCTGTTCATGGAAAATCCCGTAGGCTTGAATCTGTATTGGTATCAGACTGTTGGAAACAGGCTCCAAAATTTATCTATGAAGCAGAGCTATACTCCTTTTCCTCCTAGGTCCTTCCTCTCCAGAGTCTGTTTTGAGACCTCGGCCGTTTCCTCAGGAGAAGGAGCTAATATCCCAACTTCGCCAGGTGAGCAAAGTGATATTCACGGAGGCCTGGCCCAGCCTGGcgtctccttcccctctccttcctcagccCACAACTCCTGTTATCGAGgaggggaagggatggagggagtgaCCTTGCTGaccccagctgctgcttctgtctctgcttccaggtCCTAGAGTCGCGGCTGCAGCAGCCCCTACCTGAGGACCTGGCAGAAGCTCTCGCCAACGGAGTCCTCCTTTGCCAGCTGGCGAACCAGCTGCGGCCCCGCTCTGTACCCTTCATTCATGTGCCCTCACCTGCTGTGGTCAGTGGGAGcccaaaaggaagaagaggggaagggacgTGACTGTGGCTTTGCCTTTCcaaatttcttccctttctcctctgtctccagcCAAAGCTCAGTGCTCTCAAGTCTCGGAAGAATGTCGAGAGTTTCCTAGAAGCCTGTCGGAAAATGGGTGTGCCTGAGGTATGGGGCTGCACTCTGCTCTGGAGCATGTTGGTGTCTAGGGCTCAGCTGAAACTGCATGAGGGGCGGAGTTCCATCCACTGGGGTGTTCGCTCCTACAGGAAGCATGTGTCCTGGTCCCACCCCTTAGAtctcctgccctgctctccctccctgtcctgcATGTCCTGCATGTCGGTAATGGCTCTGGCTGTTGTCCTGGTTTGTGAGGGCAGGGTGGGAAGGCCCGTGGCTTGATGTTGCTAACTTCTGTGATTTGTCCTTGTCCATCTGCCCTGTCCTCCCTCCCCAGGCTGACCTGTGCTCGCCCTCGGATCTCCTCCGGGGCACCGCCCAGGGGCTGCAGACCGTCCTGGAGGCTGTGATCCTGGTTGGGGGCAAGGCCCCTCTCCCAGTCCAGCCCTCCTCTGGTCTGGGTGGCTTCCTCCTCTTCTACGTGGTCTTCATGCTGCTGCTCTATGTCGTCTACACTCGGCTCCTGGGCTCCTAGGACCCACGTTGCCCCTTCCTTCCCCACCTTCTATTTATAAGACCTCCTGTTCAACCGGTGGTGCCTTCAGCCCTACCAAAGACACTAGTGTCCCCTCACCAACGCTGACCTCAGAAGCCCCACTCTCATACCCACAATACCCTTACCCTTAGTGCTGATGGTGCCTTCGTGTTCTCCCGGCCAGCCCTCTGTCCCCCGTCGGATGACAGGACTGTGGcttttctcttctgtcctccctccccctaccAGCTGCTATGGGGGAGCTAAATTATCTCTGTTTTGTAGAGAGAACTATTAGCAGGGGATGTGAGCCCAGTATGGGCCCCTGGCTCTGTGTATAAACTGTATAGATTGTcacctctgtgtgtgcgtgtgtgagctCCTGCTGCAGCCAGGTCTTGTCCTGCCTGGGCTACCTGCCTGTGCAAGCCTTTCCCTTTGGAAATGACAGGCCTCTCCTGTCCCAGTCCCCTGTGTTAACCACCCGTCTGTTACCTGCTGGCAGCTTCTATGTGTCATTTGTCCCCAGGTATGGGGCAGTGTCTACCAGGAGTTCCCACCCTCTTAACCTTGCTGGGGGAATTCGAGGGGGAAACCTAACCTGGGCCCCTCCCCCCAGGAGTCCCTGTGCCAGCCCCACCACATCCTGGAAGAGGAAGGGGCCCCTGGAAGGGGCCTCCCTCACATCGCTGCTGTCCTTCACGCACTTCTGGAACAGCCTTAGGGGTAGAGGTTGGGGGCTCTGGGCCCCAACTACCATCGGACCTGTCCTGGGAGCAGATGACACCTGGGCCCAGCCAATTAACAAGGACTTGGTGACCATGGTCTTGTGTGTAGCACTGGCCTTGGATATCCCCCTGCCCTTAGGCTGCTTCGGGTACAGCCCCCATCTGGGTGAAGAGCGTTGTGTCAAACACAATAAAAAGAAGCCCAAAGGCCTGTAGGTTGGTCCTcaggtgtgtgcctgcctgtccaTGAATGCGCGAGCTTTTTGGGGACCTGAGTCCTCTACTGTGAGTCCCAGTGTAGACTGCTATATTTCTGTGCCTGGCAGAGGAGCTTTACCGGCACAAGTGCCCCGTGCCTCTGCCGCCAGGGGGAGCCCTTGAGAACCTGGTGGGAGCGTGCCACGTGGCTGAAGAAACGCTGGCGCAGGCGTCGTGGCGACACCTCTGAGGTGGGCTAGGACTTGGGCGCTCATGTAGTCAGGGCCGCGCGCAAGTGCAAGCACGGCGGTGGGTATTGCCTGGTGCTTCACCAGTCGCAGGATGTTGCCTTGGCTTGGGCCATGGGCCACAGGCCAGGAGGAGGCGACCGAGGGGCTAGGCCTCCCCACCGGCACTGGTCACGGAGAGGCCTTGAGCTCTGGAGAGGAAACCATGAAGGAGCAAGAAACGCCTGTGCAGGACAGGTGAGGGCTTGGTGGGGGCCACTAGGAGGCGTTGTGGGCGCTTTCCAAAACTGAAAATCTACGAGATCGGGACTGGGAAATGGGTATATTGTTGGTCCTGCGACTAACTCAGGTCAGCATTAGGAAGGGAGGTGAGTGGGGAAGCCTGCCCTTCCCTTCACACAGCTCACAGCCCCAGGCCCTCAGCCCATCTGAGCCAGGAAGAAAGCAGCTGCCGCCTTCCAGGCACCTGGCTACTGAGCCGACTGCAGAAGCCCCAGGTAGGCACCAGGTCGGCACCAGGTCGTGCTGTTTTTACCCACAAGGCCCCAGAGAGTCCGAGCCTGTTCTAATCTCGTCTCTCTCGTTCACAGTACGTCTTTCTCCCCGGGTGACCTCCCAGGTCACCCCCTCAAGGATGTCTCCACTGCCACTTCGGGATCCCAGCCACCAGGCTAATGCAGGACCTCGGCTGGTGGTGAGCTGGGGGGTTTGTGACTGTGTCTCCAGGTAGCAGGGGTGCCAAGAGAGGTGGAACTCTGACTTCCTGTTCTCCACAGGAGCCCAGCTGTGGGCCAGGGGTATCTTTGTCTAACAGGACACTGTGCCATCCTTCCTGGCCGATGTATGATAACTGGGGCAGGAGCCCAACCACCTCAGAACGCCCAGAGGAAGAGCAGGTGGTGTCTAAGGATACAGGTACTGATCTTGGCCCCACAGCTCAGTTGTGAAGTTGCCAGGGAAGCTGCACTGAGGGCTGGGGAGGAAGGCCAAGGCCACCAAGCTAGCAGGCTCTCTCCTTCAGGGGTCCCGGTGAGAAACTATGAAGATGTCTTTCTCTTGGATCCTCTGCTACCATGTGGGCAGCGTGTTCCCCTAATCCTGACCAAGCCccctcagcaggtaagagtgagCCTCCCTccattctcttctccctttctccattCAAAGCCGGGAGGACAAGCTTCCCTTTTTTTGTCTTCTCAGGCAATGGACTCCAGGAAGCTGCTGCTCCCACCGCCCATCATGTCGCCCTCTGTGCATCCGTCCTCATCCCAGGCCTGCTCCTCCACCTGGCTCAGCGAGGCAGAGATGATCGCCCTTGCTGGTCTGCTGCAGATGAGCCAGGGAGAGCAGACACCCAACTGCGTGGCAAGCTCTCTGCCTTCCACCAGCTGCCCagaccctgtctctgtctctgaagaCCCAGGTCCCAGTGGTGACCAGAGCTGTTCTGGGACTGACACATGAACCACATAGTACCCCAATAACCACAGTCCATAGTgtaccctgccccccactcctCCACGGGTGCTTTCTTCTCCCCCAAGCTGTTTTGTTGACAATAAATCAGAGTTTGCAAACCAGGCTGTCTGCAGTGGGACATGGGCTGCGGATCAGGCTGGGTCCCATTataccattttctcttcctccaggCCTCCTTACTCATTGGTCACACACTGCATGGGGTGGGGAGATCCATTGAGCAAGACAGTCAGGGAGAAGGGCACCTTTAATGGGTGGGTTGGGCTGCACTCTGGGAAGTGAGGAACTCGTTTGTGTCTGCTGGGCCCAGAGAAAGGTCAGGTGAGGACTGGCTGCTtggggagcactggctgcttgagGAGCACCGTCATGATCCCTGATGCTCCTCCCATTGTTTCTGAGCCTTAGGAATTCCGCTCTGGCTTGAAAAAAAACAGGGTTAGGATAATGTTTTGGCTGAGGAGACACAATGACATCTAGCTGCCAACATGTGAGGGGACAGAGCTGTCCCAAACCAGGATGAGAGTCTTCATCCAGGCTTGGGCCACAGCTAGCCTGAGACTGATTCTGTGGGCATTCATCTGAgaagggttttatttgtttgttgcttGGATTGCGAGTGGGGGGAGGGCTGGCAGGGCAGAGAGAAGTTCTAGTGTTTTCTCTGAAGAGTCTGGTTCCTCGAGCATGGCTTCCTGAGGGCTTCCTAGGTGGTACAGCTGGAAGGAACAGAGCAGGCAAGGGGGCAGCAGAGCAGCTCATGGTGGCCTCAGGGTTCCTGGGTCCTGTGTGCAGGAGCTGAGCTGAACAGTACTAAggtctcttcttttcctctcttccctgaCCAATGCCTGGGTCTCCTCACCTGACTACCTCCCAAAAGTTCTAGAACTTGATGCTGGCATAGCTATGTGGACTCTTCCCTGGGGCTGCTCCAGGAACCTCCAGGGGAGGGACCAGGTCCAGGTCCACATAGTTGAGGCAGCTGTCCAGAGACCCCAGCCTAGCACTGTCCGTTCCTACATAGTCGGGGATGGACATGTAGTCCCCAGAGAGCTCTGACCCTTGGGAAGAGCGGGGCTGAGCCACTGTGGGTCTCCATCTGTCTCTAAGGCTACAATGGGCACCCGGATGCCCAAGTTCAGACTCCCTGGCCTTGAGCTCGTAGTAAAAAGGCCCAGGTAAAAATCTATTCATGGGCACATACTCTGTGCTCTCACAATCCTCGAGCTGCTTATTAGGATCTGCCCtggcaggggtgggaggaaggCCTGGGGGCGCCATCCACATATAGTCACCTGCTTCTCCTCCCCCCATGTGGACATAGTCATTCCTGACTCCCATGGTGATGTAGTTCCCGCCCAGATCTAGTCCCTTGTAGGAGTGTGTTGACCCCATCCTTTCCAGGGGCTTGAAGTAGTCCTGCTTTGCTCGCTCACTGGGGCTTCTTGCTTGTGCTGCCGATGCAGGGATTTCATATGGTGTCGGGGTAGGAGCTGCAGGAACACTCTTTGGAGGATTTCCCTGTGGCGGTGGCTCAGCTTTGCCAGCTGCATTGCTCCCCAGCCGCTTCATGGCAGCCAGGACTGTCTCATGAATGCTTTGGGCCACCACTGCATCAGGAGCCTGCAGCCAGAGCTCACCAGGACCAATGGGCGCTGAGCGCCCGAGTTCCAGGAAGAAAAAAGAGTCTGCGTGGCCACAGCGGCGCACACTGAGCAAGGACAAGCGCAGGACTGGTGGTGGCGTTGCCCGGCTGTCTCTGGAACCTTTGCTTCCAGGCTTTCGCAGGAGGCTCAGGGCCCCAGAACCCAGGCACAGGCGATAGCTGCCGCTGCTCAGGCCTTgtgctctccccagccccttggaCCGCAGTGTCACAGGCCAGACGTCCTGGAATGGGGCGAAGATCCAAGACTCAGGGGCCTCTTGGGGACTGAAACCTGGAGAGAATTGGCAAGTCACCGGGAGGCAGGGGTTGGGGTCACCGGGTCCCAGGTGACCAAGACGTTTTatacgtcttttttttttttttttttttagcttaagaTTTGAAcctcaggccgggcgtggtggcgcacacctttaattccagcacttgggaggcgaatttctgagttcgaggccagcctggtctacagagtgagttccaggacagccagggctacacagagaaaccctgtctcgaaaataaaaaagatttaaacCTCAGTTGATCTGAGGGAAATGGGTTCAAGATAAACTAAGTCGGCAACCCCCTGACCTCCCCGTCGCTCACCCAAGGCTCACCCATAGCAGTAGCAGCAGCGGCTGCGGCGGTGGCGCGCACCTCGAGCAGGGCGCTGTACCATGCTTGCTGCTCTGCTTCGCTGGCCGCCGCCACGCCCAGGCTGCTGTCGCTGGTATAGATGACGATCAGGTGGCGCTGACGGGCATCCGCGCGCTTGCTAATAGTGCAGGCACCCTCCAGGCTAACGGTACGCCGGGGTCTAGGTGGGCGGCAGCCGCTGGCCAAGAACTTCTTCTCGCTCTCGTAGCACTCCAGGCGTGGTGGGTCAGCGCGCAGCACGAAAAAGCGGCGGCGCTGGGACTTCTGCTTCCTCAGATGGCCACAGAGCCGCACGTCGGGCAGGCAGGGCCAAGGAAACGGTGAGCCGAGGGACACGTCGGTGCACTCGCCCCCGGAGGAGACTGTGGGGCCCGTACCTGCAGGCTTCATTTCCAGCCAAAGACAGTAAACTGTCCCCAGAAGGACTGATTTGAATGGGTCTGGCCCCCTGAGCTACCACCCGCTTGGAACAAGTAGCCCTGGGAAACTGCAGCCGGCCTAGCTGCCCTGCATCTCTCCACGCCCTCTCCTGACTTGGAGTGAACAAGGAGCCTGTACACAGGAGTGCGTGTGTCCCAGTGGCCAGTGACACCAGGACTCCTAGGTCTAAGGGAGGCTGACCTAGCTGGGTCAGCCTCCTTGTTGGAATCTCCACCCCTTCAAGTTAACCCTCCCACGCCCGAGTGCAGGAATTTGAGTTTAGGATTCATAGGCTAGAGTAGGAGCCCTGCACCGCTGGGACCAAACTTTCACAGGGGCGGGGAGTGAGGGGGGGCATCTCTACCAATCAGCTGACTGGATGTGGGGGTGGAGGAGTACCGCCAGAGGCAGCCCGGGGCAATCTCGAAAGCCAGAAAGCCAGGGTGCAGAAGAAGCGGCTGTGGTTAGCAGTGATGGCACTAGTAATTAGAAGAGTGGCCTGGCCTAGCGGGCCATCCTGATAGCGGCAGTTCTCCAGGGAGGAGCCTCCGAACTGAGCCTCTAGTTGTATAGGTCCTCAGTGTTCTTTCCTTTCCTACCCAGAGATGATCTTTGTGTCTTTGCTTCTGAGCTATCTGAGTTTGGGTTGATGGATACCCCAGGATAGGAAAACCAAACTAGATTGGTCTCTGGTAACCAACCGCACCCCCACCCTCTCCAGATTCCCACGCATGCAAATGTCCACTGAAGGATGTGTGAAAGAGGACTTAGTCTCTCAGAGACACCTTCCTCAAAGTGCCCCTGACCACCAGCCAAATGCCAACTTGAACCTGATGGTGGCTGTGGTCACAGGAGCTGGGATCCTGTGGCAGACGTCCTGGTGAGCCCGTGTATCCTGAGAGGTTTGGGTGGGGCTGGAGATCATAGGCCACAAATGCACATGCTTATTGGAGGCTGGAAGACAACCTCTCGTATTCCTCAAGAGCGATccctcttgtttttgagacaggctcactAGAACTTGTCTAGTAGGTTCGATTTGCAGGCCTGGAAGGCCTCAGGCCTATCATATGTCTGACTCCACTTCCCCTGCCTGAGGTTACAGTgcatgctaccacacccagcttggaaAATAGTACGTGTGTTGTACAGGCTGTCCCCTGCATgtggtcagaggtcagcttttgGAAGTGGGTCCTCACCTtctacctttttttgtttgtttgtttttgttttttcgagacagggtttctctgtatcgccctggctgtcctggaactcactttgtagaccaggctggcctcgaactcagaaatccgcctgcctctgccccccaagtgctgggatcaaaggcgtgcaccaccatgcccggctagccTTCCACCTTTTTGAAGCAGGGACTCTCTCTGCTGCCGCACTGTGTACCCCAGGCATTTAAAGATAGTAGTGGCCATTATTTttttaggcagggtttctctgtagctctggctgtcctgggactcagagagctgcctgcctctgccttccgagtcgTGTCCTGTTGTAGTCTTCTAGCTTGCTCTAGAAGTGCTGGGGTTGTGATGGACTGGGATTCTActttccatgtgggttctgatgATCAAATTGGGGCCATTGGATCTGCACAGCAAGCACGTTTCTAATTAGACTACGTCCCCAGCcccttggatattttgtttctctacatTAGGGtcacatgggggtggggagtggtgtGACACATTCTGACAAAGCTTAGTTGACAAGTCATGGTACCTTAGCAGACCTGCCAATGCCCTAATGTCGTGGCCAGCAAAATCCATGTGGGGAAAGATAACGGTATACAGAGAAGAAAAGGCCAAGCCCTGAGACCCTGGTAGGGGACTTGGGGGAGGGGCTCCCTTAGGTAAGGGACCCATGTAACAGGTAAACAGAACCAAGACAACCTGGGTCGGTCGTCTTCTCAGCATAGTTCAGGGGCAGCCCAAGCAGCAGAGGTCTATGACCCATTTGTGATCCTGAATCCTAGAGAAATCACTGCAGTATGAAGCTGGGTTGGAATCCGTCCCCGCCCCAGTCAGGTTTCTTtgtgaagtcctggctgtcctggaaccccctttagaggcactcagagatctgactacccctgcctcccaagggagtgctggtcttaaaggtatgcaccaccattgcctgtcTGGTTATAAACTGCACATCTTTGAGCCCCCTTTCAAATGCTACACGGAAAGCAGACACCCACTACCAACAGACATCATAGGTATGGGCCTTTCGTGCCAGAGGCCTGCCCCAGGTGCCTCCCAACCGTGCAGAGCCCCACCCAGAGCTGAAAGAAATATTCAACGTTCAGTCGGCAAATCCTGGAAGATGGCCCCGTAGATAATGTACTCATGCAAGTTTGAGACTTGAGCTGGGTAGTCAGGTTACACAGCTGGACATGGCCATGTGCAGCCATAAACCCAGGGCTCTCCCAGTGAGAGGGGAGCGGAGACAGGATGGTTTCCAGACACTCTCTAGCCTGCTAGCCTGGAGTATGCAATGGCGagcaagactccatctcaaagGAAACTGAGCTTCACTCCCTCAGGATTGAGTTGAAGCATCCAGGAAGGGTCTTTTCCTAtcttcttcctgcctccctgaCCCTGGTTATCTTGCAAACATCTGTCCTTGTGAAATCACATCTGCTGTCACAGAGGCTGCTCCAAATGTTCTGTGTCACTCAGCCCTGGAGTGCTGGGTAAAAGATAAAGCAGGAAGCAGCAGCCACCCAAGGACCTGGGGTGTGGACTAAGAGAGAGCATAGCAGTGTGCAGTAGTGTACAGAGAGGTGAGCAGTGTCTGGTGACGTGATACGCTGGGTACCAGAAGCCTGGCTTACCTCAGTTGCCATAGCAACAACTCTACCTAAGCACATATTTTATAGTCTTCTGAAACCTCAGCAACTCAGGAAGTAGCATATCTGGGGCTCTGCTAGGTTGGGGGCATACCACATCTCTATGGAAGACTCTTGTTAGCAGGAGTAGGAATCCAGAGGAGAACCTTTGAGATGGCTTGTGATTCttctctgggtgtgtgtgggtgggtgggtgagggggaCAACTAAGCTACGTAATGAGGCTTGGTACTAACAGAAACTGCCCATGGGCGATTGGCTGACAGACAGACCCGAGCCAGGGTAGCTGTCACCTGCATAGCGTAGCTAGAGCATTGGCCAGGGTCGGTGTAGAGAGAAGGACATGGCCAGACGTGTATAAGTCAAGTTCCaggcccccccacccccgaggtGTGTATGTGCAAGTATGTGCATCTGTCCAGACTTACAGCCGTCAGGTGAGGCTGTGCAAAGAGGACAAACAAGCCCACTTGGTTCCTTTTTTCTATACACTGGggatgtttctgttgtttttgccaCTGGTCTGGAGAGGTTAGACGGAGGAAGGTTGCTGAGCCCTTCTCTGCCAGGGACAGTGGCTTCAGCCCCAGCCTCAGCTCAGGGGATGTTTGAGGCTAACCCTGGGTAGATTATCAGTCAGAAGACTGTCCAGGGTCCACATCAGACAGAGGGACAGGAGGGGAGGAGGCTAGGAGGACCTggacacaggcagcaggcaggcaacaggAAATCCCTGGGATACAGTGCAGTTTGATTTATATATAAAAGgggccctgttttttttttttagggtccTTTAAAACTAAAGTTATCTGAAGCCAGAGTGTTCCAGGGAAgctgtgtttaaaaaaagaaaaaaaacaaccaaccttGCCCTTACTCCTGGCTTCAAGCAAAatggggggaaagggaagggccAAAGATATGGCTCCTTTGGTAGAATGCTCGATTCCTAGCACCTTGTGAAACTGTGTGGTGGCATGTCAGAAATTCAGTCACACTTGGTTACACAGTGTGTCTGAGGCCGGCCTGAGCTCCACAGTGAGTTCCATgcaagccagagctacacagcctCTGTGACTATGTCTCAAAAGGAGCAGCAGCAAAAAAGAAATGGGAGGGGCAGCCTGGCGTCGGGGCACATACCTGGAATCTTAgccctcaggagactgaggcagcagaATTAGTCTGAGGATAGCCCAAGCTACATAGGTAGGAgaactggtggtggtggtggtggtggggaacagACTGACATTAttaaagatgagaaaagaaacagaaaatatggaaaaatctAGTACAAAGGCTAGGGGCCAGCTGGGTGacctccctcccccctcactccctcccccccctcctcccaggagagggaaggaggggagaggctaGGCTAGCGGAAACAGTAGAGACTGAGTCTTATTGCAGAGGGAAGGCCAAGCCTGGCTTAGCAAGAGCTACAGATCTTTCCAGAAAcatctataaagcaaagaactgaCTGATAACTTAATGCCCACATCCCTTTGCTGGTCCCTATGGAAGGCCCAGAGAAATCCTAAGAATGAATAATTTAAAGGGCCAGGAACTCTTGGCGGAGGTCTGAAGGGCGGGGCCTCCCAGGGTAAACAGCACGGCCAAGGCCTGGGTCTCTCTGCTGGAGGGGAATTTATCTCATGCACAGGCAGCGCAAAACACCTGGCCGATGACACAACAGCCTCTGGTAAGGAACTGCTGGAGGCGCCGAGAATACTGAGAGGCGGTTTACTTATCAAAGCTACACTCGACCAGCTCCCTGGCACCTGCCGCCCTGCGCCATCACTACCTTTCAGCCCCAGATCGGGACCCTCACTGGTCTCCGGGCTTCTTGCTAACAGAGGGTGCGCAGTTCAGGTCACGTGTTTATCAGCCCAGGCAGTGAAGATCAGAAGATCCAAGTCAAGGCTCAGTCCTGTTGACTGACTTGTGTCCACTCCAGCTGGCACAAAACAAGACactcagagcttttttttttttttttttttaatcctttcaaaCGCAATCTTTTCCGACATTGCCTCCAAACAAGCTTTGGTGCAGATATTTGAGAACAGAGGGAGGaatgtggaaaaaagaagaaaaaaaaaaaaaaaaaaccaaactcccCAGCCAATCGCAGACTTTTCATTGGAAAAGCCTAGCCTCTGGGGTACCCCTTCTCGTGTGTATTGTGGAAAGCGTCAGGACACTTGGTTGTCCTCCCCTGAGCCCTGGGGCTCCGGGTTTGATTATCCAGGCACAGGCAGGAGTTACCCTATTCTTCAAGTTCCCAGGAGGAgtctagacaagtgctctaccactgaactacatcctgagttctctgtttttactttttatcgttttgttttttttttttttcttcctttgagacgGAGGGTCCCAAAATtgtccaggctagtcttgaacttgtgatcctcctaccCAAGTCCCCCAAGTTCAAGGGTTGTCTAGGAGAAAAAGAATGGCCAGCGGTGTTTAtctgtttacatatgtgtatgcatatatatatttatttatgtatataatagGCTATATTAGAAAAGTctctatttataaatataaaacactgGTATCCAAACATGACAGGGCTAACTAAAGTGCTTGACAGGAGGCGGGCACGCATACTCTGTAGGTCAAACTCCCCCACCCTGACGGACAAGATGAGGGGGCAGCTAGGAAGAACTGAGGTGGAGAGAAGTGGGTGTGGCCGAG from Mus musculus strain C57BL/6J chromosome 5, GRCm38.p6 C57BL/6J carries:
- the Sap25 gene encoding histone deacetylase complex subunit SAP25, with the protein product MGILLVLRLTQVSIRKGGEWGSLPFPSHSSQPQALSPSEPGRKQLPPSRHLATEPTAEAPVRLSPRVTSQVTPSRMSPLPLRDPSHQANAGPRLVEPSCGPGVSLSNRTLCHPSWPMYDNWGRSPTTSERPEEEQVVSKDTGVPVRNYEDVFLLDPLLPCGQRVPLILTKPPQQAMDSRKLLLPPPIMSPSVHPSSSQACSSTWLSEAEMIALAGLLQMSQGEQTPNCVASSLPSTSCPDPVSVSEDPGPSGDQSCSGTDT
- the Irs3 gene encoding insulin receptor substrate 3, with protein sequence MKPAGTGPTVSSGGECTDVSLGSPFPWPCLPDVRLCGHLRKQKSQRRRFFVLRADPPRLECYESEKKFLASGCRPPRPRRTVSLEGACTISKRADARQRHLIVIYTSDSSLGVAAASEAEQQAWYSALLEVRATAAAAAATAMGFSPQEAPESWIFAPFQDVWPVTLRSKGLGRAQGLSSGSYRLCLGSGALSLLRKPGSKGSRDSRATPPPVLRLSLLSVRRCGHADSFFFLELGRSAPIGPGELWLQAPDAVVAQSIHETVLAAMKRLGSNAAGKAEPPPQGNPPKSVPAAPTPTPYEIPASAAQARSPSERAKQDYFKPLERMGSTHSYKGLDLGGNYITMGVRNDYVHMGGGEAGDYMWMAPPGLPPTPARADPNKQLEDCESTEYVPMNRFLPGPFYYELKARESELGHPGAHCSLRDRWRPTVAQPRSSQGSELSGDYMSIPDYVGTDSARLGSLDSCLNYVDLDLVPPLEVPGAAPGKSPHSYASIKF